Within Pseudomonas cichorii, the genomic segment GTACCCTTTACCCGTGGCGACCACTCGGACACCGAAGAAAGCGGTTTTGAATTCCACCTGACCCGCGAAGGCGGCCACAGCCATCGCCGGATCATCCACGCGGCCGACGCGACCGGTGCCGCCATTTTCAAGACCCTGTTCGAACAGGCCAGCAAGCGCCCGAATATCGAGCTATTGGATCAGCGCGCCGCCATCGACCTGATCACCGAGCGACGCCTGGGCCTGACAGGCCAGCGCTGCCTGGGCGCCTACGTACTCAACCGCAAGACCGGAGAAGTCGACACCTACGGCGCGCGCTTCACCATTCTGGCCTCCGGCGGCGCAGCAAAGGTTTACCTCTATACCAGCAACCCGGACGGCGCCTGTGGCGACGGCATTGCCATGGCATGGCGTTCCGGCTGCCGGGTCGCCAATCTGGAGTTCAACCAGTTCCACCCGACCTGCCTGTATCACCCGCAGGCCAAGAGCTTTCTGATTACCGAAGCATTACGTGGCGAAGGCGCATATCTCAAGCTGCCCAACGGCGAGCGCTTCATGCCCCGCTTCGATGAGCGCGCCGAACTGGCCCCACGGGACATCGTTGCCCGGGCCATCGACCATGAAATGAAGCGTCTGGGCATCGATTGCGTCTATCTGGACATCAGTCACAAGCCTGAAGCCTTCATCAAGACCCACTTCCCGACGGTCTACGAGCGCTGCCTGGAATTCTCCATCGACATCACCCGACAGCCGATTCCGGTGGTGCCGGCCGCGCATTACACATGCGGCGGCGTGATGGTCGACAACAAGGGGCGCACCGACGTACCCGGCCTGTACGCCATTGGCGAGACCAGCTTCACCGGCTTGCACGGCGCCAACCGCATGGCCAGTAACTCGCTGCTTGAATGCTTTGTCTACGCACGCTCGGCGGCTGCGGACATCAAGGAGCAACTGACCAATATCCCGATGCCGGACAACCTGCCCGCCTGGGACGCCAGCCAGGTCACCGACTCGGACGAAGACGTGATCATTGCGCACAACTGGGACGAACTACGGCGCTTCATGTGGGACTATGTCGGCATCGTGCGCACCAACAAGCGCTTGCAGCGCGCCCAGCACCGGGTTCGTCTGCTGCTCGATGAAATCGATGAGTTCTACAGTAACTACAAGGTCAGCCGCGACCTGATCGAGCTGCGCAATCTGGCGCAGGTGGCCGAATTGATGATCCGCTCGGCGATGGAGCGCAAGGAAAGCCGAGGCCTGCATTACACCCTGGATTACCCGGACATGTTGCCTCAGGCGCTGGACACTATTCTGGTACCGCCCACCTACGCGGGCTGAACTTCAGGCGGACACGCAGGCGTCGGTGGGTATCCGGCGTCAGCGCGTCGCGGGGAATGCAGATGCTTTTTATGCAGCGCCCGGCTCGCCCCTCTTTTACGGGACGAAAGCGCAAAATGACGATCCATGGCAAAGCCAGGCTGTCACGACAGAGCTGCACAGGCTGCCAGCTGCCCTGTTCGCTCCACACTTGCCAGCCCTTGCGATCACGCCGCAAGGCGGTGACTGCCGAACGGCGCGCAAGCAGGATCGATCCGGGAATGACCCAAAAACCATGAGCCAGGCAAAACAGGGCGCCGAGCGCAGACGCCCAGCCGGGGATATCAAGCCAATACAGGGCAATGAGCGCCAGTAACTGAACGCTCAGATACCCGACCAACAGCAGGCGCGAGGCCTGCCAGTGGCACTCGAAACCATCACTTGGGCTGGACACGGTCCAGAATCATGCGAACCATGCGCTGCAATTCGGGATCTTCGGACTCGGCGCGCTGCATGAACCAGCCGAACATGTCCTGATCCTCGCAAGTGAGCAGGCGACGATAAAGGTCACGATCTTCCTGATTCAATTGCGGGTAGACTTCCCGGACAAACGGCACCAGCAGCACGTCCAGTTCAAGCATGCCGCGGCGGCTGTGCCAATAAAGGCGGTTGAGTTCGACGTCTTCGACCATGGAGCGCTCCTCAAAGTAGGCCGCGAGTATACAGGCGCGAGCCGGTTGAGCGAATTGCCCAATGGTCGCAGCAGTTTTCATATACCCATATTCACGACTCGGCACTATGATGTGCCCCAGACTTTTTCCTCTTGCGATGACCATGGCCCACTCAGCTTTCTTCAGCACGCTATCCCATGAGGGCATTCTTGCCGTTCGCGGCGTGGATGCCAGCAAATTCCTGCAAGGTCAATTGACCTGCAACCTCAACTACCTGAACGACGGCAAATCCAGCCTGGGTGCCCGCTGCACACAAAAAGGCCGCATGCAGTCGAGTTTCCGCATCGTGCTTGAAGGCGATGGCTGCCTGCTGGCAATGGCCAGCGAGCTGATCGAACCGCAACTGCTGGACCTGAAAAAATATGCGGTCTTCTCCAAATCCAAGCTGACCGACGAGAGCGCCGCCTGGGTGCGTTTCGGCCTGCAGGATGGCGATGGCACCCTGGTCAGCCTCGGGCTGGACCTGCCTCAGGACACTGACGCACTGGTGCGCGCCAACGATTTGCTTGCCATTCGTGTCTCCCCTGCCCGGGCCGAACTCTGGGTTCGTGCCGAACAGGCAGAAGAGGTGAAGTCGCGACTGGCCGCCCAACTGCCTGAAGGCCCGCTCAATGACTGGCTGCTGGGCCAGATCCGCGCCGGTATCGGTCAGGTCGTGGGCACCACTCGCGAAGAATTCATCCCGCAGATGATCAATCTGCAGGCAGTCGGCGGCGTCAGCTTCAAGAAAGGCTGTTACACCGGCCAGGAAATCGTCGCCCGCATGCAGTATCTTGGCAAACTCAAGCGCAGGCTTTATCGCCTGACACTTGAAGCCAGCGAGCTTCCTGAACCCGGCACGTCGCTGTTCTCACCTGTACACAACAGCGCCGTGGGCAATGTCGTTATCGCGGCCAGTGCCGAACAAGGCATCGAGTTGCTAGCGGTGCTGCAGGCCGATGCTGCTGAAAGCGGCAACCTTCATCTCGGCTCGCCAGACGGACCCACCCTGCAATTGAGCGAACTGCCCTATACCCTGGACAGCAAGCTCGAAACCCAGCGTTAAGTCACGCAGCGAACACCCGCGCGCTACAACTGTCACAAAAGTTATCAGGCCTCCTGACGCTCACCCGGCGCCAGGCGGTCTGAACACCCCTAACGGCTGCGAGATGCAACATGAGCAAGATGGCTGACGAGGTGCAGAGAAACCTGATCAAGGCAATCGATAGAGATGCCTTGTTTCTGCCTACCCTGCCAGAGGTAGCCTTGAAGATCCGTATGGCTGCCGAGAACACCGAAATAAGCATTGCCGAACTGAGCAGAGTCATCGGCAGTGACACCGCCCTGTCCGCACGCCTGATCAAGGTTGCAAACAGCCCGCTGCTGCGTGCCAACTTTGAAGTCAGCGACGTGAACACCGCGATCCGTCGCCTGGGGGTCAATTACACCTGTAACCTGGCCATCGGGCTTGTGGTCGAGCAGATGTTTCACGCCAAGTCGGAAGTCGTCGAACAGAAGATGCGGGAAATCTGGAAACAGAGCCTGCAAGTGGCCGGGATCAGCTACACCCTCTGTCATCGTCACACCAACCTGAAGCCGGATCAGGCGACGCTCGCCGGACTGATTCACCTGATCGGCATCCTGCCGATCCTGACGTATGCCGAGGACCATTTCGACCTGCTGTCCGACGCAATCAGTCTCAACCATGTGATCGACAACATTCACCCGATCATTGGCGAGCGCCTGCTGCGCTCATGGGACTTCCCGGAACCGCTGGCGGCCGTCCCTGCGCAGTTCCAGGACTTCACACGCGTGTCCAAAAGTGCCGACTACATCGACCTGGTGCAGGTCGCGACTATCCATATCCACAAGAACACCACTCACCCCTTCAGCCAGATCGACATTGTCGACCTGCCAGCCTTTCATCAATTGGAACTGAATGTGGCAGGCGGACTGCTGAGTGCGGAAATGGACGAAGCCATGGGCATGCTTTACTGATAGGCCGCAAAGCTGACCCGGACCTTAAGACCACGCTGCGCCCCGTCATGCAGGGATATCTGCGCCAGATGGGCGCGGCAGATCTCACCGACTATCGCCAGCCCCAGGCCTGAACCGCTGCCCTGCTGATTGCGGCGGTAGAAACGCTCGAAGACCCGCTCACGGTCTTCTTGCGGAATGCCCGAGCCATCGTCTTCGACCTCAAGAACGCATGGCGCATAGACTCGCAGCACAACGTTGCCGCCCACCGGCGTATGCGCCAGGGCATTGTCGATCAGGTTACTCAGCAACTCATTGAGCAACGTCGGCTCGCCCCGTAACCAGACCGGCTCATCAGCCTCAAGCGCCAGCGCCACGCCACGGGAATGGGCCAGTGGGGCCATGGCCATGCCCAGTTCACGCGCCAGCTGGCTCAGATCCAGCTTCTGCACGCCGCCTTCGGCAATCGCACGAGCACCGTTCTCGATGCGCGCCAGCGACAACAACTGGTTGGCCAGAGACGTCAGTCGATCTGTGCCCTGAGCAGCCGCTTCAAGGGTTGAACGCCACTGCACCGGGTCGGAATCACGTAAACCCAACTCGACCCGCGCCTTGAGCGCAGCCAGTGGTGTGCGCAACTCATGGGCCGCATCGGCAATAAACTGCGCCTGACGCTCGAACTGCAAACGCAGGCGCTCAGTGAAGTGGTTGAGCGCACTCACCAGTGGACGCAGTTCACGCTGCACCTCAACCATGGGCAACGCGCGCAGGTCATCGGGTTGTCGCTCTTCCACTGCCGTACGCAATCGTTCCAGCGGACGCAAGGTAGAGCTGACCGTGATCCAGACTAACAGCAAGGCCCCACCGCCCAGCATGCCGAGGCGCAGCAAGGTGTCCGCCATCAGGCTTCGGGCCATGCGCACCCTGGCCTCCTGGGTTTCAGCCACGCGAATTTCCGCCATCCCGTTCATACCGGGTTCGCTGACCGGCTTGAGCAGGCTGACCACCCGCACATCCTGGCCCAGGTAAACCCCGTTGTAGAACTTGGCGAGTGCCGGGTAATCGTCGGTGCGCAAGGTTCCGGGAGGCGGAGAAGGCAGGTTTTCATAGCCTGAAATCAACGTCTTGTTGATGTCGTTGACCAGGTAATAAATACGACCTTCGCTGTCGTAGGCAAAGGTATCGAGGGCCACATAAGGCACATCGGCACTCAGCGTGCCGTCACGCTGGGTCAGGCCGGCCGCGATGGTTCTTGCCGAAGCCAGCAACGTGCGGTCGTAGGCCGTGTCGGCTACTTCCCGCCCATTCCAGTAGGCACTCATGCCGCTGGCCAGCATCAGCACGATCAGCAGCAATGCCAGGTTCCATAACAGTCGCCAACGCAGGCTGTCGTTATGCATCGCGATTTTCCAGCAGGTAACCCAGGCCACGGAAAGTCACGATCGCGATGGGATGGCCATCGAGTTTCTTGCGCAGGCGATGCACGTAGATTTCGATGGCATCCGGGCTGGCTTCTTCATCAAGACCAAACACCTGGGCCGCCAGTTGCTCCTTGCTCATCACCCGGCCCGGCCTGGCAATCAGCACTTCGAGCACGGCCTGCTCACGGGAGGTCAGCGTCAGCAGGTCGCTGCCCAGAGTGAAGCGTCTGGTGTCCAGGTCATAGGCCAGCACACCACAGCGCTGCTGCCGCTCACCACCCAGAACACTGCGACGCAGCAGAGCCTTGACCCGCGCCTCCAGCTCCGAAAGCTCGAATGGTTTGGCCAGATAGTCATCGGCCCCCAGATTGAGGCCGTGGACCCGATCCTTCACATCGCTGCGTGCGGTCAGCATCAGCACCGGCAGGTTCTTGCCCCGCGCCCGCAGACGACCCAGCACTTCAAACCCGTCCAGACGCGGCAGCCCTACATCGAGGATTGCCACTGCATATTCCTCACTGCTCAAGGCCAGGTCGGCGGCCACGCCATCGTGCAGTACATCAACGTTCAAACCCGCGTTCTTGAGCGCCTGGGCGATACTTTCAGCCAATTGCAGATGGTCTTCGACGAGAAGAACACGCATCGCCGTCTCCTGAATCATGAATGTTGTAATGAGGGCACGAAGACGAAGTGTACAGGCGTGCCACAACCTGTGAAGCATTGAAACAACTGGAGGCTATTGAGTAGACACCTGAAAGATAGTTGAAAGGTTTATGAAAGGTTCACCATTTAGCATCGCGATACGACCCGCAAAAATGGGTACGTAAATAAAGGCGCCCGGATGCGTCTGTAAAATAAAAACAATAAACGGAGTCAACAATGTCCAAGCCATCCCAGGCTTTGCAAACCGTCTACCGTGTAGAGCCCTCGACCACCTCACTCCAGCCCTGCGAACCCACATCCCGCTTGCGATGCACTCATTTGCGTCAACGATAAAACGTGTCGCTCAGCAGTACATTCGACACAAATCGTACTGAACAGCTTCTCTAATCCAAAAACAAAAAACGTTTCAGGAGACTGACCATGATTTTATCCTTGCGTCATTTGAGCCTGGCCGCCGGTTGCATGCTGGTTGCTACCCAATTGTTCGCCGCAGAGCCCAAGCGCCCGGAATGCATCGCGCCGGCCTCGCCGGGCGGTGGCTTCGACCTGACCTGCAAGCTGGTGCAAAGCGCCCTGATCAACGAAAAAATCCTGAGCACCCCGATGCGTGTGACGTACATGCCTGGCGGTGTTGGTGCCGTGGCCTACAACGCAGTGGTCGCCCAGCGTCCAGCCGATGCGGGAACACTGGTGGCATGGTCCAGCGGCTCGCTGCTCAATCTGGCACAAGGCAAGTTCGGCCGTTTCGATGAAAATGCCGTGCGCTGGCTCGCGGCAGTAGGCACCAGTTATGGCGCCATCGCGGTCAAGAGCGATTCGCCTTACAAAAACCTCGATGACTTGGTGCAAGCCCTCAAGACCGACCCGAGCAAAGTGGTGATCGGTTCCGGCGGCACCGTCGGCAGCCAGGACTGGATGCAGACCGCACTGATCGCCAAAGCCGCCGGCATCAACCCTCGCGCCCTGCGCTATGTTGCGCTGGAAGGCGGAGGTGAAATTGCGACCGCCCTGCTCGGCGGCCACATTCAGGTGGGCAGTACCGATATTTCCGACTCCATGCCCCACATCCTGAGCGGTGACATGCGCCTGCTGGCAGTGTTCGCCGAGAAGCGCATCGACGAGCCGGAAATGAAAGACATTCCGACCGCCAAGGAACAAGGCTACGACATCGTCTGGCCTGTTGTTCGCGGTTTCTATGTCGGCCCCAAAGTCAGCGATGAAGCCTACGAATGGTGGAAAGCCTCCTTCGACAAGATCCTGGCCTCGGAGGATTTCGCCAAGCTGCGCGACCAGCGCGAGCTGTTCCCCTTCGCCATGACCGGCGCGGAGCTGGACACCTACGTCAAGAAACAGGTTGCGGACTACAAGATGCTGGCCAAGGAATTCGGCCTGATTCAGTGATTGTTGAACTCAATTGACTGACGACCCGTTGCGCCTGCCCGGCAGGCGCAAAACAGGAGCTTCCCATGGTCTTGCAACGCATTTTCGCTGCTGCACTGTTACTGGTATGCGCAGGCCTGACGCTGATGGCCTGGCCGTATCAGGCCCCGTTTTCCTATGAACCTGTAGGCCCTCGCGCCTTCCCGCTGTTGATGCTCGGGCTGATGGGCCTGGCGTTGCTGTACCTGCTGTTTCGCCCGACGCCCATCGTGCATTCCGAAGACGAACCGCCTCTGGATCGCGAAACCCTGATCAAGATCGGCACCTGCATCGCACTGTTGCTGGTGTTCGCCGGTCTGTTCGAGCCTCTGGGTTTCATCCTCAGCAGCATCCTGATCGGCATTCCCATGGCGCGCCTGTATGGCGGTCGCTGGGTGCCCGGCATCGTCGTCGTGACCCTGATGAGCGTCGGCCTTTATCTGCTGTTCGATAAAGCCATGGACGTCCCCTTGCCTTTGGGCCTGCTCAGCGTTCTGGAGAATTGATATGGATACTTTCAGCTATCTGGGTCAGGGATTCGGTGTCGCCCTCACGCCTTACAACCTGATCACGGCACTGTCCGGCACCTTGATCGGCACCGTCGTCGGCCTGCTGCCGGGCCTTGGCCCGATCAACGGCGTCGCGCTGTTGATTCCCATCGCATTCGCACTGGGCCTGCCACCTGAATCGGCACTGATTCTCCTGGCTGCGGTGTATCTGGGTTGTGAATACGGCGGCCGCATCAGCTCGATCCTGCTGAACATCCCCGGCGAAGCCTCTACCGTGATGACCACGCTGGACGGTTATCCCATGGCCCGCAAGGGACTGGCAGGTGTCGCCTTGTCGCTGTCGGCCTGGAGTTCATTCATCGGGGCGTTCATCGCCACCTGCGGCATGGTGCTGTTTGCGCCATTGCTGGCCAAGTGGGCGATAGCCTTCGGCCCGGCGGAATACTTCGTGCTGATGGTCTTTGCGATTGTCTGCCTGGGCGGTATGGCGGGTGATAGGCCGCTCAAGACCTTTATTGCGGCACTGATCGGCCTGTTCCTGTCAGCCGTCGGTATCGATGCCAACAGCGGCGTGTACCGTTTCACCGGTGACAACATTCACCTGACTGACGGCATTCAGTTCGTGGTGCTGGTGCTGGGCCTGTTTTCCATCAGCGAGATTCTGTTGCTGCTGGAGAAAACCCATCGCGGCCAGGAAGCCGTGAAAGCCACCGGGCGCATGCTGTTCAACTTCAAGGAAGCTTCGGCGGTGTTCATCGTGAACATTCGTTGCGGCCTGCTCGGTTTCGGCCTGGGCGTATTGCCGGGCGCCGGTGCAACGCTGGCCAGCGCCGTGGCCTACATGACCGAAAAACGCATTGCCGGCCCAAGCGGCAAGTTCGGCCAGGGCGACATGCGCGGCCTCGCAGCCCCGGAAACCGCCATCGGTGCAACCGCTTGCGGCGCGCTGGTGCCGATGCTGACTCTGGGTGTTCCGGGTTCCGGCACCACGGCGGTGATGATCGGCGCCCTGTCGCTGTACAACATCACGCCCGGCCCGATGCTGTTCCAGCAGCAACCGGACATTGTCTGGGGCTTGATCGCCTCGTTGTTCATCGCCAACATCATGCTGGTGATTCTCAACATCCCGATGATCCGCATCTTCACCCGCATCCTTGCCGTACCGAACTGGGCGCTGGTGCCGGTGATCGCGATCATTACCGCGATTGGCGTCTATGCCGTGCATGCCACGACCTTCGACCTGTTCCTGATGGTGGGTATCGGTATCTTCGGCTACATCCTGCGCAAACTGGACTTCCCGCTGTCGCCGATCCTGCTCGGTTTCATTCTGGGTGGTTTGATGGAGCAGAATCTGCGACGTGCGCTGTCGATCTCCAATGGCGCGCTGGAAATCCTGTGGGCCAGCCCGATCAGCATCGGTGTCTGGATCGTGACGATTTTCATGCTGCTGTTCCCGCTGTACCGGATCTGGCGCAAGCGCTCCAGGCAGTCGCGCGCACTGGCCGATGTCTGACCGGTCCTTTCGTAGCTGGTGGGGAACCCCGCTGGTCGGCCTGCTTGGCGGATACCTCGCCAGCCAGGTCGGCTGGCCTTTGCCATGGATGATCGGCTCGTTGCTGGCGATCATCCTGGTCCGCTGTCTGACACCCTGGCAACTGACGCAAATCCCCGGCGGACGCAAAGTCGGGCAACTGATCATCGGCATCGGGATTGGCCTGCACTTTACCCCGGTAGTCATCGAGCAAGTACTGGAACACTTCGGTCTGATTGTGCTCGGGGCGCTGGTGACCAGTCTTTCCAGCGTGGTCAGCGTCTGGCTGATGCTACGTACCGGGGAAGATCGTCCTACGGCGTTTTTCTCAAGCATGCCGGGCGGCTCGGGGGAGATGGTCAATCTCGGCGCACGCAATGGTGCGACCCTCAGCAGTGTTGCTGCCGCTCAAAGCCTGCGGGTGCTGGCGGTGGTGCTGTGTGTACCGGCGATCTTCAAATACCTGCTGGGTGACGGCACTCCAGCGCTGCATGCCACAACGGTGGACTGGCGATGGTTGTTGTTTCTGCTGCCCGCGGGCGCGGTACTGGCTTTTCTCTGGCAACGCCTCAAACAACCCAATCCCTGGCTATTCGGGCCTCTGCTGCTCAGTTCAGTGGTCAGTGTCGCCTGGGACTTGAAAATCGGACTGCCCAACGGGGCCAGCCAGCTTGGTCAACTGCTGATCGGCAGCGGCCTGGGCTGTCACTTCAATCGTGAGTTCTTCAGGCGGGCACCGTCCTTTCTCGGACGCACGCTAGTGGGGACAGCCCTGACCATGCTGATCGCAGCCCTCGCCGCACTGGGCTTGAGCACCCTCACCCACCTGGACCTGCGCTCCCTGACCCTGGGCATGATGCCAGGCGGCATCGCCGAAATGAGCCTGACAGCCGAGGTGCTGCAACTCTCGGTGCCACTGGTGACAGCAATGCAGGTCATGCGGTTATTGTTTGTGATGTTTCTGGCAGAGCCGTTGTATCGGCGCTGGGATAGGAGATAGGAGCTGCAAGCTTTTGACTTGAGGCTTGCGGCCTTCCCTACTCAAATATCCGACAGCCTCCAATCAATCGGCGCCAGCCCATTCTGCTCCAGATACTTGTTGGCGCGACCAAAATGCCCGTTACCCAGGAAGCCTTTATAGGCCGACAACGGCGACGGGTGAACCGAAGTCAGTACCAGATGCTTGGTGGCGTCCACCAGCTTCTGCTTGCTCTGCGCATGGGAACCCCACAACAGGAAGACCAGATTCGGCTGATGGGCGCTGACGACTTCGATGACCTTGTCGGTGAAATGCTGCCAGCCCTTGCCAGCATGAGAAGCCGCATTGGCCCGCTGCACAGTCAGGGTGGTGTTGAGCATCAGCACGCCCTGATCGGCCCAGGCTTGCAGGCAGCCGTGGTTGGGGATATCAATGTTCAAGTCGCGCTTCAACTCCTTGAAGATATTCACCAGCGAAGGCGGCGCAGGCACGCCGGGTTGTACCGAAAAACACAAGCCATGGGCCTGACCCGGGCCGTGATACGGGTCCTGGCCGAGAATCACGACTTTCACCTGATCCAGCGGCGTCGAGTTGAGCGCATTGAAGATCAGCGGCCCCGGCGGATAGATTTCCTTGCCTTCGACATGTTCCTGGCGCAGGAACTCACGCAGTTGCGACATGTAAGGTTTTTCAAACTCATCGCGCAGCGCCTGCTTCCAGCTGGGCTCAAGTTTGATACGGTCATCGCTTGTCATGGTCATACCCGGTAAAAACACTGCGCGACACTAGGAAAGCTGGCTGCCAATGTCAAATGCGCAGCAGCAAACCAGCAGTTTTCTACACTGGATGGCAGAACGTCGTTTGTAACTGCCTACGAGAGAGTCATGATGAATCTGCAATTTGAAGAGCTGCACGGGCAAGATGGCGCCCGGATCGGCATCGCCAGCCTGGATGCCGAAACATCGCTCAATGCCCTGTCGCTGCCAATGATTCTAGCCCTTCAGGACAAGCTCGCGGCCTGGGCAGACGACCCGCAGATCGTGTGCGTCCTGCTGCGCGGCAACGGGCCGAAAGCCTTTTGTGCCGGCGGCGAGGTGCGCTCACTGGCCGAAGCCTGTCGCGAGGCTCCGGGCACCGTGCCACCTCTGGCGGCCAGCTTCTTTGCGGCGGAATATCGCCTGGACTACAGCCTCCACACCTACCCCAAACCCTTGATTTGCTGGGGCCATGGCTATGTTCTGGGGGGCGGCATGGGATTGCTGCAAGGTGCCAGCATTCGCATCGTAACCCCGAGCAGCCGTCTGGCGATGCCCGAAATCAGCATCGGCCTGTATCCGGATGTAGGTGCCAGCTGGTTTCTGTCTCAACTGCCAGGGAAGCTGGGCCTGTTTCTGGGACTGACCGGCGCTCACATCAATGGCCGTGACGCGCTGGATCTGGACCTGGCCGATCGTTTCCTGCTCGACGAACAGCAAGACGTGCTGATCGAAAGCCTGCTGCAACTGAACTGGCAGGAACAGACCGACGTACAGCTCAACAGCCTGCTCAAGGCCCTGCAACAGGAAGCCCTCCCCCGCTTGCCAGCCGCCCAGTGGCTGCCGCGCAGGGAACAGATCGATGAATTACTGGATGTCGGGAATCTGCCCGGTGCCTGGAATGCCATCGGACATCTGCAACATCAGGACGACGCGCTGCTGGCTCATTGCGCGAAAAACCTACTGGAGGGCTGCCCGTTGACCGCTCATCTGATCTGGGAACAGATCCGTCGAGGCAGGTATCTGTCACTGGCCCAGGTGTTCCAGATGGAATACGCCATGAGCCTCAACTGCTGCAGTCATCCGGAGTTCAACGAAGGTGTGCGGGCGCGACTGATCGACAAGGACCACGCGCCACATTGGCACTGGCAAGATGTGGCCAGGATACCGAGAGCAGTGATTGATGCTCACTTCTCAAAGGCTTGGGAGGGAAGGCATCCGCTGGCGGATTTGTCATAACTATCCAGGTATCGCCAGGCAGGAGCGAATTCATTCGCGAATGAATTCGCTCCTGGGGGGTTAGCAATCAATAACGGCCATCACCCCGGCCTCGATCCCATGACCGGCCGCCTCCGCGGTAGTCATTGCGATAGTCGTTACGGTAGTTGTTCCGGTAACCGTCATTGCCACGGAACCTGTTGTCACGCCATCCGTGGCCCGGTGGCCGACCGGGGTTGTAATAGCGCGGTTGCGGTGGAGGACCGTAGTAGCGCGGCTGAGGCGGTGGCGCGTAATAACGCGGTGGCTGGCTGTAGTAATAGCGTGGCTGAGGCGCTACATAAATGCGCCGCTCCTGATAATAGGAAGAGCGGTAACCGTTGTCATAAGCATACCCTCCAGCGACGACCGTCGTCGGTTGTGTGTACACCTCGGATTCGTAGTAACCAGGACCTGCATAGCAACCTGTCATGAACAGAGCCAGAAAAGCGATGAGCAAGGGTCTTCGATACATGGCGGCCTCCTTGGACCGCGATTGGGCACAACCAGCGACGCTGGTCGGCGTCTGCACATTGGGTCAGCAGACGATTAATCAGACAGCAAAAAGGCCATCTAGTGCGAGACTCCCCCTGTCCACCCGTCCCATCAGATAGTAGCAAAATGGCTCGCAAGCCCTTGATAAACAAGGCCACGGGGCCCCGCACCCCTTCGGCACAAAGATGCTACAAAACATTTCAACCCCGGACGCCTCATCACGGTGCAAACCCGCACCAGCACAAGGCAATCCCGGGCAGGAAAATCGTGTCCTTTTTCCAACACCCATGGAGAAACAAGGCTTGTAGCAAGTTGGCACAACTCTCGCTTAACGATTGATGTGCAGGAGTCAACACAGCTTCGCGGCACCACAATTTGCAATAGCCGACTAGGGTTCCGGCTTGCCGACAGGTAAGTGGCTGGTCCGAGAGTTGGCGACCTCCAGTAGAGGTTACACGGCGGGATAAAAGCCCGGGAGACAGGACACCAGTGGTGTCGAGTTGCTCCTGGCCGCCCCTTTCACTACTGGAGGTTTATTCAGCATGCACAAGCCCAAGTCCCGCCTGTCCGGTCTGCTCGCAGCAGGCCTCATCGCTGCATTGAGCCTCTCGGCACAAGCCGCCCCCAAAGATCACTTCAACGTCTGCTGGACCATTTACGCGGGCTGGATGCCGTGGGAATACGCCGGCACTCAAGGCATCGTCGACAAATGGGCGAAGAAATACGGCATCAAGATCGATATCACCCAGCTCAACGATTACGTCGAATCGATCAATCAGTACACCGCCGGTCAGTTCGACGGCTGCACCATGACCAACATGGATGCCCTG encodes:
- a CDS encoding enoyl-CoA hydratase/isomerase family protein, which gives rise to MNLQFEELHGQDGARIGIASLDAETSLNALSLPMILALQDKLAAWADDPQIVCVLLRGNGPKAFCAGGEVRSLAEACREAPGTVPPLAASFFAAEYRLDYSLHTYPKPLICWGHGYVLGGGMGLLQGASIRIVTPSSRLAMPEISIGLYPDVGASWFLSQLPGKLGLFLGLTGAHINGRDALDLDLADRFLLDEQQDVLIESLLQLNWQEQTDVQLNSLLKALQQEALPRLPAAQWLPRREQIDELLDVGNLPGAWNAIGHLQHQDDALLAHCAKNLLEGCPLTAHLIWEQIRRGRYLSLAQVFQMEYAMSLNCCSHPEFNEGVRARLIDKDHAPHWHWQDVARIPRAVIDAHFSKAWEGRHPLADLS